A window of the uncultured Fretibacterium sp. genome harbors these coding sequences:
- the glyQ gene encoding glycine--tRNA ligase subunit alpha, with amino-acid sequence MNFQEIYFRLERFWSEQGCVVQQPYDVEVGAGTMNPATALRVLGPEPWRVAYVEPSRRPTDGRYGQNPNRLQHYYQYQVIIKPAPSNILDLYIQSLMSLGIDPSEHDIRFVEDDWENPSIGAWGLGWEVWLDGMEITQFTYFQQLGGIDMEAVPAELTYGTERIAMYVQKVENVYDLAWSDTATYGDLDLKGEIENSHYNFEIADTAMLFQLFAMYEAEAGRILDKGFVLPAYDYVLKSSHTFNLLDARGAVSVTERTGYIGRIRALASRCAAAYRKQREEMGFPFMGKFGAPARSAGAAVEPVSELAEGRNA; translated from the coding sequence TTGAATTTTCAGGAGATCTACTTCAGGCTCGAGCGCTTCTGGTCGGAGCAGGGATGCGTGGTGCAGCAGCCCTACGACGTCGAGGTCGGGGCCGGGACGATGAACCCCGCCACGGCGCTTCGGGTGCTCGGCCCGGAGCCGTGGCGTGTGGCGTATGTAGAGCCCTCGCGCCGGCCCACCGACGGGCGGTACGGGCAGAACCCCAACCGCCTCCAGCATTATTACCAGTATCAGGTCATCATCAAGCCCGCGCCGTCCAACATCCTGGACCTCTATATCCAGAGCCTGATGAGCCTCGGCATCGACCCCTCGGAGCACGACATCCGCTTTGTGGAGGACGACTGGGAGAACCCCTCGATCGGGGCCTGGGGGCTGGGCTGGGAGGTCTGGCTCGATGGCATGGAGATCACGCAGTTCACCTATTTCCAGCAGCTGGGCGGGATCGATATGGAGGCCGTTCCGGCGGAGCTGACCTATGGGACCGAGCGCATCGCCATGTACGTCCAGAAGGTGGAGAACGTCTACGACCTCGCCTGGTCGGACACGGCGACCTACGGCGACCTGGACCTCAAGGGGGAGATCGAGAACTCGCACTACAACTTCGAGATCGCCGATACCGCGATGCTCTTCCAGCTCTTCGCCATGTACGAGGCCGAGGCCGGGCGCATCCTGGACAAGGGGTTCGTCCTGCCCGCCTACGACTATGTCCTGAAGAGCTCGCACACCTTCAACCTGCTGGATGCGCGTGGGGCCGTCAGCGTGACGGAGCGGACCGGCTACATCGGCCGGATCCGCGCGCTGGCCAGCCGCTGTGCCGCGGCCTATCGGAAACAGCGCGAGGAGATGGGTTTTCCGTTCATGGGAAAATTCGGCGCTCCGGCGCGGTCGGCCGGGGCCGCTGTTGAACCCGTTTCCGAACTTGCCGAGGGGAGGAATGCGTGA
- the era gene encoding GTPase Era, giving the protein MSGERQEGGAAMRCGVVALAGRPNVGKSSLVNALLRARAAIVSPKPQTTRNVIRCIYNDERAQIVFTDTPGLHRPRDRLGRSLTDAAEDAFAEADAVCWLVEAGDRRLRDEDAEVLRALSVVSRPIVLVVNKADAHDPGGALELYGARLPFAGRIAVSARRGRNLDALIDLLLPLLPEGTPWYDPDILIDGTERFMAAEVIRGRVLALLRDEVPHCVAVEIDEYKSPDEYPERKRLYIRASLIVETAGQKAILIGAGGAMLKRIGETARLELEELTGHPAYLDLWVKVSPHWRQSEPVLRRLGL; this is encoded by the coding sequence TTGAGCGGGGAGCGACAGGAGGGCGGGGCCGCGATGCGCTGCGGTGTGGTCGCCCTGGCCGGGCGGCCCAACGTCGGCAAGTCCTCGCTGGTCAACGCGCTGCTGCGCGCCCGCGCGGCGATCGTCTCCCCGAAGCCTCAGACGACCCGCAATGTGATTCGCTGCATCTACAACGACGAACGCGCCCAGATCGTCTTCACGGACACGCCGGGGCTGCACCGGCCCAGGGACCGGCTTGGCCGTTCCCTGACGGACGCGGCCGAGGACGCGTTTGCCGAGGCCGACGCCGTCTGCTGGCTGGTCGAGGCGGGGGACCGCAGGCTGAGGGACGAGGACGCCGAGGTGCTGAGGGCGCTCTCCGTCGTCTCCCGACCGATTGTGCTGGTGGTGAACAAGGCCGACGCGCACGACCCCGGTGGGGCTCTGGAGCTCTATGGAGCCAGGCTTCCCTTCGCTGGGCGCATCGCCGTCTCCGCGCGCAGGGGGCGCAATCTCGACGCCCTGATCGACCTTCTGCTGCCGCTCCTGCCCGAGGGGACGCCGTGGTACGACCCCGACATCCTGATCGACGGCACGGAGCGCTTCATGGCGGCCGAGGTCATCCGCGGGCGCGTGCTGGCGTTGCTGCGGGACGAGGTTCCCCACTGCGTCGCGGTGGAGATCGACGAGTACAAGAGCCCGGATGAGTACCCCGAGCGGAAGCGGCTCTACATCCGGGCGTCACTGATCGTGGAGACGGCGGGGCAGAAGGCCATCCTGATCGGGGCCGGGGGGGCGATGCTGAAGCGGATCGGCGAGACCGCACGGCTGGAGCTGGAAGAGCTCACCGGCCACCCGGCCTACCTGGACCTGTGGGTGAAGGTGTCCCCGCATTGGAGGCAGTCGGAGCCCGTGCTGCGCCGCCTCGGGCTCTGA
- a CDS encoding DNA repair protein RecO C-terminal domain-containing protein: MSRQGLDSASGVVLSRSVAGEGDILLALFLKGRGLVRASARGAAGGRVRFGGGTEPLVWGAFWLHRGRGGGVYLSAVDVVDGMIPLRRRPEALRTAVRWSKLLLRHLMAEHPADDLLANLYWNMRLLGTSRVPPEAAEWRFLWRWITVWGLAPDLTRCARCGRLAESLFWTGEGLTCAGCGPGAGRPRFSGEDLSLLRRTAGADVHGVERYGELGELDGARGLFALASRCVGGLLSQDIRNI, translated from the coding sequence ATGTCGCGTCAGGGCCTGGATTCCGCCTCGGGCGTGGTGCTCTCGCGTTCCGTGGCGGGGGAGGGGGACATTCTGCTCGCCCTCTTCCTCAAGGGCCGGGGGCTGGTCCGTGCCTCCGCGCGCGGGGCGGCGGGCGGGCGTGTGCGCTTCGGCGGCGGTACGGAGCCGCTCGTCTGGGGGGCCTTTTGGCTCCACCGGGGGCGGGGCGGCGGGGTCTATCTGAGCGCGGTGGACGTCGTCGACGGCATGATCCCCCTCAGGAGGCGACCGGAGGCGCTCCGCACGGCGGTCCGCTGGTCGAAGCTCCTGCTGCGCCATCTGATGGCGGAGCATCCGGCGGACGACCTTTTGGCCAACCTCTACTGGAACATGCGCCTTCTGGGGACGTCCCGGGTTCCGCCGGAGGCGGCGGAGTGGCGTTTTCTGTGGCGCTGGATCACGGTGTGGGGGCTCGCTCCCGACCTGACGCGCTGCGCCCGGTGCGGCAGGCTTGCCGAATCGCTGTTCTGGACGGGCGAGGGCCTGACCTGCGCGGGCTGTGGGCCTGGGGCCGGCCGGCCCCGGTTCTCGGGGGAGGACCTGTCGCTTTTGAGGCGGACTGCGGGAGCGGATGTGCACGGGGTCGAACGGTATGGAGAACTCGGGGAGCTCGACGGCGCGCGGGGGCTTTTTGCTCTGGCCTCCCGCTGCGTCGGGGGGCTCCTCTCTCAGGATATACGGAATATTTGA